One Clostridium estertheticum DNA segment encodes these proteins:
- the rpmJ gene encoding 50S ribosomal protein L36 yields MKVRPSVKPMCEKCKVIKRKGRVMVICENPKHKQKQG; encoded by the coding sequence ATGAAAGTAAGGCCATCAGTTAAACCTATGTGTGAAAAATGTAAGGTTATTAAACGAAAAGGAAGAGTAATGGTTATCTGTGAAAATCCTAAGCATAAACAAAAGCAAGGTTAA
- the rpsM gene encoding 30S ribosomal protein S13, translated as MARIAGIDLPREKRVEIGLTYIFGIGLPKSQGILKATGVNPDTRVKDLTEEEVNELRTYITKNFIIEGDLRRKVALDIKRLMEVGCYRGIRHRKGLPVRGQKTKTNARTRKGPKKTMAGKKK; from the coding sequence ATGGCAAGAATAGCGGGTATTGACCTACCAAGAGAAAAAAGGGTTGAAATAGGCCTAACATATATATTTGGTATTGGATTACCAAAATCACAAGGAATTCTTAAAGCAACAGGAGTAAATCCTGACACAAGAGTTAAGGACTTAACTGAAGAAGAAGTTAATGAATTAAGAACATACATCACCAAGAACTTTATAATTGAAGGTGACTTAAGAAGAAAAGTTGCATTAGATATTAAAAGATTAATGGAAGTTGGATGTTATAGAGGAATTAGACATAGAAAAGGTCTTCCAGTAAGAGGACAAAAAACTAAAACTAATGCAAGAACAAGAAAAGGCCCTAAGAAAACAATGGCGGGCAAAAAGAAATAG
- the rpsK gene encoding 30S ribosomal protein S11, translating to MAQKVKRSRRKKEKKNIEHGCAHIKSTFNNSIVTLTDAAGNALSWSSAGGLGFRGSRKSTPFAAQMAAEAATKAAMEHGLKSVDVFVKGPGAGREAAIRSLQAAGLEITLIKDVTPIPHNGCRPPKRRRV from the coding sequence ATGGCTCAGAAAGTTAAAAGAAGTAGAAGAAAAAAAGAGAAAAAAAATATTGAGCACGGTTGTGCTCACATAAAGTCTACTTTTAATAATTCCATCGTTACACTTACAGATGCAGCTGGAAATGCTTTATCTTGGTCTAGTGCAGGTGGATTAGGTTTTAGAGGTTCAAGAAAGAGTACTCCTTTTGCAGCTCAAATGGCAGCAGAAGCTGCTACAAAAGCAGCAATGGAGCACGGTTTAAAGAGTGTTGACGTATTCGTTAAAGGACCTGGAGCAGGTAGAGAAGCGGCGATTAGATCACTTCAAGCGGCTGGATTAGAAATTACATTAATCAAAGACGTTACTCCAATTCCACATAACGGATGTAGACCACCAAAAAGAAGAAGAGTATAG